In the genome of Sulfolobales archaeon, the window CTCCTAGGAATGCTCCCAACATACCAACTATAATAGCCATTTCCGTGGGCTCGTGCACAACCACCAGTAGAAGTATATAGATTAGGGATAGTGTTGCCAGCGAGATCCATCTGGGCGCCCCCTCCCTAGTATTTGCTATTGATAGCATCCCAACTATTGTTATTATAGATGCACCGATAGCCAGGCTATAGACTGTGATTCCTGGGAATAGAAATCCCATCGCTATCAGCTCTAACCCAAGCACTATAGAGAGGGCTCTAGCAACCCCTCCTCCAACACCTTCTAGAGTTGCTATGGGGATCGATAGAAGGGCTATGGTGAGGATAGCTGTTAGAGGCCTATATATATCGAGCTCCACCAGGAACTGTAATATATATAGCTCGATCCCTAGGATAAATAACAGGGATCTATCTATATCCTTCAACACCTTCCCCAGAATATCGTGTAGCAATACTTATAGGATTTCAATATAGAGGTTTCGAGCATATATATCTATACAGATATATACAAGGATATATAGATTTATTCGAGATGTTAGTGGCGAATTCAACCTACTCCACATCAATAACCCTTATTACGATGAACACTCTATATCAGAGGGGGAACTAGGTGGGGGTTAAGAGGAGAGATGTTATAAGATATATGGCAGCCCTAGGAGTAGCAGGTGCGATAGGCTCTCTAGTAATCCCCACAATAAGATATGTTACACCACCAGCTATAAGTGGTGCTGCTAAATACCCAAGATCACAGCTATTCTTCTCCAACGGCGAGCCCGTAAGAGCATCTAGACTACCTGTTAACACACCATACTTCTTCTTCTACCCCCTCAAAGATACACAGGCAATCCTAGTCAATCTCGGGGATGCCAATAACAATCCTGTTGAGGTGAAACCTATAGAGCTACCGGTAACTATGTATCCCCTCAAGGATTTCTCGCTAGCTGCTGGAGGCACCGATAAACCTATAGAGGGTCCTCCAAATGCTTCTAAATACAGATTCCCAGGAGGCGTTGGCCCAACAAGATCTATTGTTGCGTATAGCTTTATATGCCAGCATCTGGGGTGTATATATCCGCAGCTAAGATTCCACAAGCCGGGAGAGCCTACAAGTCTTAGAACAAATCCACCCGAGATAGGGCAGAGAGGAGGGGTATTCCACTGTAGGTGCCACGGATCCGTCTATGACCCCTATAGAGGGGCTGCAGTGCTTCTAGACCCAGCTATCCATCCATTGCCAGACATAATACTCGAATGGGATCAATCGACTGATTATCTATACGCCGTAGGTGTTGTAGGACCAACAATATTTGGGAAGGTATGTAATCTATGTGGAGACGTGGTTGGGGATAGGGTTACAGTATATACTGCAGAGGAGTTCGCACAGCTGGCATTGGCCTAGGTGATTAGCATGGCTAGAAGTAATATAGTTGAGAGGATATGGAATTGGATAGTTGATAGGGCTAATCTGAGGGAGATCCCGTTTAGAAGGGTGCCTTACACATACTTCGATCTAGATCACTGGCTAGGCGCTATAGTAGCATCAGCCTTTGCATGGCTCGCCATCACAGGCCTACTACTATTAATATGGTATGATGCCTCAAACCCCTATAACTCTACTATGAGGATAGTTAATGAAATACCATATGGAAAGCTCCTCCTCCCATCCCACCTATATGCGGCGCACCTCATGATCCTATCGGCGTATATACATATGTTTAGAAACTTCTTCAAAGCAGCATATAAAAAGCCGAGGGAGCTGCTATGGATAGTAGGTGTTCTAGCAGGTGTTATGACCCTCAACACAGCCTTCCTAGGCTATGTGCTAGTAGGTGATATAACATCGTCAGATGCTATTAACGTTGGAAAAGGTGTGGTAACAGGGGTCTTCGGAACAGATCTAGGTAATTACCTCCTAGCCCTCCTCTTTGGCACAAGCGCTAGTGAGACATATAAAAGGGTTCTAGCATTCCACATAATATCAGCAGGCCTTCTAGCCCTTCTCTTCGTAATACACCTAGCCCTTTTCGAGGCATATGGCCCCCCTGCGGATCCTAAGGAGAGTAGGTGGAAGGCCTCCCTCTCTATAATAAATCAGATGAGAAAAGATCTAGCCCCGTGGTTCCCAACAAACTTCCTATATATATTATATATGACTGGCATCACATGGGGCCTGCTATTGGTTCTACTCTCAATGGCTCTTTCCTTCGAGAACATACATCCCCTCATATCACCCCTCCCAGGGCCTCCAGCAGGTGTCGAGACAGAGCATCCCCCATACCCGCCATGGTTCTTCCTATTCCTCTACAAGGTAGCTGACTTCGTCTTCCTATCTATTCAGAACCCCATAACAATCTCGCTCGGCCCCCTATCAATAACGATTCCAGAGAGCCCGATATTAGTGCCATTCATAGTTGGAGTCGTGCTCCCACTCATCTACCTAATATTAGTACCCTTCCTGGATAGAAGTGATGAGAGGCACCCCCTTAAAAGGCCTATACATACAGCTATAGGTGCTATGATTGTTGTATATCTAATCCAGGCAACAATCTGGGGCGCTCTAACACCTGGAGAGCCTATACATCTTGATAGAGCCTTAGCAGTGATGATCCCGCCTATGGCTACTGTTGCGATAGGCATATACCTCCTCTCAAAGAGACACGCGGGGATCAGAGTGGGTAGGGCGAGCATTGCTAGGGGAGAGGCAGCGCTCTATGTCGGTGTTCTCCTATTAATAGCATCTGGAGCAACCCTAGCCATTAGATCCTGGGAGAGTATAATGATTACTAAGGAGTTAGACAATATAGTCTCCATCGCTTTAGGGGCTCTGGGGAGTGGTGTGGGTCTAATGATACTCAGTATAATTCCGAGAACAAGTGTTAGTGCTAGCAATAGCTCAGCAGATCCTAATACCAGGGTTAGAGCGGAAGCAATTGGAACAGCTGTTGAGGTGGAGAGGGATACTCCAACATGGATGGTTATACTTGGAGGTTTCTACCTCCTCATAATCATAGTGTCTGCTATAGCGCTAGCATATATAGATCCCATAGCTAGGGCGAGTGCCATAGCCTCATCCCTAGCTGTAATAATGCTGGCCCTCGCAGGGATTTCCCATATGGCGTATAGAACCACGAATGTTCTACCATACTCAAGCGATTATGTAGAGCTGAAGCCACATATAGCTATTATAATATTAATGCTAATGTCTATCATAGGATTAATCCCTAGATAATCGCGGATCAGCTATAGCTCTTCAATAACGTATTTATTGCTTTCGCCTATAATATGTTTTTTACCGATATGATCCGGCCTATCCCCATTTCCTCCAAATATATATCTGATATTAGGCAGCATAGGTCTCTTAGGGATCTCGAGCCTTATTCTAGCGGTTAATTGATTATCCATGCCATTGCCGAGATATCTATAGACCATTTTTTCAAAGTCAAGGCCTATTCTCCAATATGCTGATGGTTCTCTCAGAGAGTTGGCTGCTAGAAGAGCCTCTATAACTAGCTTGATCTTCTCCTCCCGAGAGATATCCATTCTAAGTATATTCTTTATAGGTACTAGGTTATCGTTTCTAACTAAGCAGGGCTTTAGATAGCCATCCGCTGTTAACCTGATCCTGGTGCATGCTGCGCAGAAGAGGGGGTTTTTAACAGGCCTTACTATCTCCACAGCTCCTCCACCATCGAGATAGTATATTGGTCTGTTATGCAGCTCCCTCCTAACCCTCATTCGAGCTATCTTTGCAAGCTCGTTCTCGAGCTCGTCTAGGAATGTATGGTATTTAGAGAAAACCTTCCTCCCCTCACCAACTGGGTGTAGCTCTATAAGCTGGAGCACTATATTCTTCTCCCTAACAATTTCTATAAGTTTCCACACATCATCCTCGTTGAAGTTCTTCAGAATCACCATGTTGATCTTCACCTGTTTATACCCAGCATTTATAGCTGCATCTATCCCACGTAGGACCCTGTCGAGTAGCCTTGTACCTGTTATCTTGTAGAATTTATCGAAATCGACTGAGTGGAGGCTTATGTTAACCCTATCAAGCCCTGCATCTCTCAGCCTTTTAGCCAGAGCCTCTAGTAGAACACCGTTTGTGGTCATAGATATATCCTCAGCTCCAGCCCTCCTCCTGATCTCCTCTATAATCTCTGGGAGATCTCTCCTGAGGGTTGGCTCACCCCCGGTTATCTTGAATCTCTTAACACCTAGCCTCGAAGCTGCCTCAGCCACTATCCCTATCTCCTCAGGGGTGAGATATTCCTTCGAATATGGATCCTCACCCTCCATGTGGCAGAAGAAGCATTTAAAATTACAGTCATGGGTTATGCTTATCCTCATAATTGTGAAGGGCCTTCCAAAGCGATCCACAATATATCTGTTATATTCATAGCTATGCTGATCTTTATTAGCCAGCACCATGCCACCAAATTATCTACACTAAAGAGTTAATATATTAGCTAGATCTGAATTGTTGTTAGGTGAAGGGAGACTCCCACATCTTCCTAGCCAGCTTACCCTCATATTTATAAACATGGATCATCTCCTTAGCCTTCTCCCTATTGGCTCTATGGATTTCTAGGAAATCGTTTATCTTGTTGATCAGGTACTCCTTTAACTCCCCTGTAAGCATCTTCCCAGATCTATAGCTCTCCTCGATCTCTGATAGGATCTTGTCATCTGGCTCGAAGAGCATTTTAAGCCATTGAAAAGACACATCTATATCTGGGTTCCCACCAAGCTTCCTATGCAGCTCAACCGTGGGTTGACCGCCTGAGAATGCATATCTCATGATCTTATTCCTAACCGTCTTGGGATCATCGGAGAGGAATATAGCAGTCTCAGGTCTAGAGGTGCTCATCTTCCCCTCAAATCCCGTGAGGGGTGGGAGGAACTTGGAGTGTATTGCAGCAGCCTTGTAATATCCAAAGGACTCTGCTAGATC includes:
- a CDS encoding Rieske 2Fe-2S domain-containing protein, translated to MGVKRRDVIRYMAALGVAGAIGSLVIPTIRYVTPPAISGAAKYPRSQLFFSNGEPVRASRLPVNTPYFFFYPLKDTQAILVNLGDANNNPVEVKPIELPVTMYPLKDFSLAAGGTDKPIEGPPNASKYRFPGGVGPTRSIVAYSFICQHLGCIYPQLRFHKPGEPTSLRTNPPEIGQRGGVFHCRCHGSVYDPYRGAAVLLDPAIHPLPDIILEWDQSTDYLYAVGVVGPTIFGKVCNLCGDVVGDRVTVYTAEEFAQLALA
- a CDS encoding cytochrome bc complex cytochrome b subunit, coding for MARSNIVERIWNWIVDRANLREIPFRRVPYTYFDLDHWLGAIVASAFAWLAITGLLLLIWYDASNPYNSTMRIVNEIPYGKLLLPSHLYAAHLMILSAYIHMFRNFFKAAYKKPRELLWIVGVLAGVMTLNTAFLGYVLVGDITSSDAINVGKGVVTGVFGTDLGNYLLALLFGTSASETYKRVLAFHIISAGLLALLFVIHLALFEAYGPPADPKESRWKASLSIINQMRKDLAPWFPTNFLYILYMTGITWGLLLVLLSMALSFENIHPLISPLPGPPAGVETEHPPYPPWFFLFLYKVADFVFLSIQNPITISLGPLSITIPESPILVPFIVGVVLPLIYLILVPFLDRSDERHPLKRPIHTAIGAMIVVYLIQATIWGALTPGEPIHLDRALAVMIPPMATVAIGIYLLSKRHAGIRVGRASIARGEAALYVGVLLLIASGATLAIRSWESIMITKELDNIVSIALGALGSGVGLMILSIIPRTSVSASNSSADPNTRVRAEAIGTAVEVERDTPTWMVILGGFYLLIIIVSAIALAYIDPIARASAIASSLAVIMLALAGISHMAYRTTNVLPYSSDYVELKPHIAIIILMLMSIIGLIPR
- the moaA gene encoding GTP 3',8-cyclase MoaA; amino-acid sequence: MVLANKDQHSYEYNRYIVDRFGRPFTIMRISITHDCNFKCFFCHMEGEDPYSKEYLTPEEIGIVAEAASRLGVKRFKITGGEPTLRRDLPEIIEEIRRRAGAEDISMTTNGVLLEALAKRLRDAGLDRVNISLHSVDFDKFYKITGTRLLDRVLRGIDAAINAGYKQVKINMVILKNFNEDDVWKLIEIVREKNIVLQLIELHPVGEGRKVFSKYHTFLDELENELAKIARMRVRRELHNRPIYYLDGGGAVEIVRPVKNPLFCAACTRIRLTADGYLKPCLVRNDNLVPIKNILRMDISREEKIKLVIEALLAANSLREPSAYWRIGLDFEKMVYRYLGNGMDNQLTARIRLEIPKRPMLPNIRYIFGGNGDRPDHIGKKHIIGESNKYVIEEL